One Pectobacterium colocasium DNA segment encodes these proteins:
- the ribD gene encoding bifunctional diaminohydroxyphosphoribosylaminopyrimidine deaminase/5-amino-6-(5-phosphoribosylamino)uracil reductase RibD: MPQDELYMARALELARRGRFTTAPNPNVGCVIVRDGEIVGEGYHFRAGEPHAEVHALRMAGERVRGATAYVTLEPCSHHGRTPPCADALVAAGVSRVVAAMQDPNPQVAGRGLHRLQQAGIAVSHGLMMAEAEKVNVGFLKRMRTGFPYVQLKMAASLDGRTAMASGESQWITSPQARQDVQRFRAESAAILSSSATVLADDPSLTVRWSELGADVQTRYSEADLRQPVRVIVDSQQRVTPQHRIVSQPGQTWLARVQADEQTWPQSVEQVTLPQHNGGVDLVALMMILGRRQINSVWVEAGASLAGALLNAGVVDELIVYLAPKLLGENARSLCLLPGLDQLSQAPEFDIAEVRQIGPDLRLRLKPKF, translated from the coding sequence GTGCCGCAGGATGAGCTATACATGGCGCGAGCGTTAGAGCTGGCACGCCGTGGTCGTTTTACGACGGCTCCTAACCCCAATGTTGGCTGTGTGATCGTGCGTGATGGCGAAATTGTCGGTGAAGGCTATCATTTCCGTGCTGGCGAACCTCATGCTGAAGTTCATGCGCTGAGAATGGCAGGGGAGCGCGTACGTGGTGCGACGGCTTACGTCACGCTAGAGCCGTGCAGCCATCATGGCCGAACGCCACCTTGTGCCGATGCGTTGGTTGCTGCTGGCGTTTCCCGTGTGGTTGCCGCGATGCAGGATCCCAATCCGCAGGTCGCGGGCCGTGGCTTACATCGCTTACAGCAAGCGGGGATTGCCGTCAGTCATGGTTTGATGATGGCTGAAGCAGAGAAAGTGAATGTCGGCTTTCTGAAACGTATGCGGACGGGCTTTCCTTACGTGCAGCTCAAGATGGCGGCGTCTTTGGATGGGCGCACTGCGATGGCGTCGGGAGAAAGCCAGTGGATTACCTCACCGCAGGCGCGGCAGGATGTGCAACGTTTTCGCGCGGAGAGTGCAGCGATTCTGAGCAGTAGTGCAACGGTGCTGGCTGACGATCCCTCTCTTACTGTGCGGTGGTCAGAGCTGGGCGCCGATGTGCAGACACGTTATTCAGAAGCCGATCTCAGGCAACCTGTTCGGGTGATTGTGGACAGTCAGCAGCGCGTCACGCCGCAGCATCGGATTGTTAGCCAACCCGGCCAGACCTGGTTGGCGCGTGTGCAGGCGGACGAACAGACGTGGCCACAGAGCGTCGAACAGGTCACATTGCCGCAGCACAATGGCGGCGTTGATCTGGTGGCACTGATGATGATACTGGGAAGACGCCAGATTAACTCCGTCTGGGTCGAGGCCGGAGCCAGCTTGGCTGGTGCGTTGCTTAACGCTGGCGTCGTTGATGAACTCATCGTTTATCTTGCGCCAAAACTGCTGGGTGAAAACGCTCGCTCGCTGTGCCTCCTGCCAGGACTGGATCAACTGTCTCAGGCACCGGAATTTGATATCGCAGAGGTTCGCCAGATTGGCCCGGATCTGCGATTACGTCTGAAACCTAAATTCTGA
- the nrdR gene encoding transcriptional regulator NrdR, whose amino-acid sequence MHCPFCSAVDTKVIDSRLVGEGSQVRRRRQCLVCHERFTTFEVAELVMPRVIKSNEVREPFNEDKLRSGMLKALEKRPVSSDDVEMAINHIKSHLRATGEREVTTKMVGNLVMEALRKLDKVAYIRFASVYRSFEDIREFGEEIARLQD is encoded by the coding sequence ATGCATTGCCCGTTTTGCTCCGCTGTTGATACCAAAGTCATTGATTCCCGTCTGGTCGGCGAAGGTTCGCAAGTACGCCGTCGTCGGCAGTGTCTGGTTTGTCATGAACGCTTCACCACGTTTGAAGTGGCTGAACTGGTGATGCCGCGAGTCATCAAAAGCAATGAAGTGCGCGAGCCTTTTAATGAAGATAAATTGCGTAGCGGCATGCTGAAAGCGCTGGAAAAAAGGCCGGTAAGCTCTGATGACGTCGAAATGGCGATTAATCACATCAAATCTCATCTTCGTGCGACCGGAGAACGTGAAGTTACCACCAAGATGGTCGGCAATCTGGTGATGGAAGCGCTGAGAAAGCTGGATAAAGTGGCGTATATCCGCTTTGCATCGGTGTATCGCAGCTTTGAAGATATCCGTGAATTTGGCGAAGAGATTGCGCGTTTGCAGGATTAA
- the ribH gene encoding 6,7-dimethyl-8-ribityllumazine synthase: MNVIEGVVATPDARVAIAIARFNHFINDSLLEGAVDALKRIGQVKDENITVVWVPGAYELPLTVRALTKSTQNGGYDAVIALGTVIRGGTAHFEFVAGECSSGLSSVAMDSEIPVAFGVLTTESIEQAIERAGTKAGNKGAEAALTALEMINVLKAIK; the protein is encoded by the coding sequence ATGAACGTTATCGAAGGTGTTGTTGCTACTCCTGATGCCCGTGTGGCGATTGCGATTGCGCGTTTTAACCATTTTATTAACGACAGCCTGCTGGAAGGTGCGGTTGATGCGTTGAAACGCATCGGTCAGGTTAAAGACGAAAATATCACCGTTGTTTGGGTGCCGGGTGCTTACGAACTGCCATTGACGGTTCGTGCGCTGACCAAAAGCACGCAAAATGGCGGGTATGATGCCGTTATTGCTCTGGGAACGGTTATCCGTGGTGGAACAGCGCATTTTGAATTTGTTGCTGGTGAATGTAGCTCTGGCCTGTCCTCCGTTGCGATGGACAGCGAAATCCCTGTTGCTTTCGGCGTTCTGACGACGGAAAGCATTGAACAGGCAATTGAGCGCGCTGGCACGAAAGCGGGGAACAAAGGTGCAGAAGCTGCCCTGACCGCGCTAGAAATGATTAATGTATTGAAAGCGATTAAGTAA
- the nusB gene encoding transcription antitermination factor NusB: MKPAARRRARECAVQALYSWQLSKNDIADVELQFLSEQDVKDVDITYFRELLAGVATQAEKLDQLMAPFLSRQLEELGQVEKAILRLAMFELSKREDVPYKVAINEAIELAKVFGAEDSHKFVNGVLDKAAPSVRKGKK, from the coding sequence GTGAAACCTGCTGCTCGTCGCCGCGCTCGTGAATGTGCGGTTCAAGCGCTTTACTCCTGGCAGTTATCTAAAAATGATATTGCCGATGTTGAACTACAATTCCTGAGCGAGCAGGATGTCAAAGATGTCGACATTACCTATTTCCGTGAATTGCTGGCGGGGGTTGCCACTCAGGCTGAGAAGCTTGATCAACTGATGGCACCTTTCCTGTCTCGTCAACTTGAGGAATTGGGACAGGTTGAGAAAGCGATTCTGCGTTTGGCGATGTTTGAGCTGAGCAAGCGCGAAGATGTTCCTTACAAAGTGGCGATCAACGAAGCCATCGAACTGGCTAAAGTCTTCGGCGCTGAAGATAGCCATAAATTTGTGAATGGCGTGCTGGATAAAGCGGCTCCGAGCGTACGGAAAGGCAAGAAGTAA
- the pgpA gene encoding phosphatidylglycerophosphatase A, translating to MTILASKTDSASKVKGAEVAKRRLRLSNPWHLLATGLGSGLSPWMPGTVGSLAAIPLWYLMSFLPLELYSLLVMLSICIGVYLCHQTAKDMGVHDHGSIVWDEFVGMWITLMAIPVDEWQWVAAGFVVFRCLDIWKPWPIRWFDRNVHGGMGIMIDDIVAGVISAGIIYFIGHHWPIF from the coding sequence ATGACCATTTTAGCGAGCAAAACTGATTCCGCGAGTAAAGTGAAAGGTGCTGAGGTGGCAAAGCGTCGTCTACGGCTGAGTAACCCGTGGCACCTTCTGGCGACGGGATTGGGTAGCGGGCTATCTCCCTGGATGCCGGGCACGGTAGGGTCGCTGGCGGCGATTCCTCTGTGGTATCTCATGTCCTTCCTGCCGCTTGAATTGTATTCGCTGCTGGTCATGCTGAGCATTTGTATCGGTGTTTACCTGTGTCACCAGACGGCGAAAGATATGGGCGTTCACGATCACGGCAGCATCGTCTGGGACGAATTTGTCGGCATGTGGATTACCCTGATGGCTATTCCAGTGGATGAGTGGCAGTGGGTGGCGGCAGGGTTTGTCGTCTTTCGTTGTCTGGATATCTGGAAACCCTGGCCGATTCGTTGGTTTGATCGCAACGTACACGGCGGTATGGGAATCATGATCGATGATATTGTCGCAGGGGTGATCTCGGCGGGAATTATCTATTTTATCGGCCATCACTGGCCGATATTCTGA
- the thiL gene encoding thiamine-phosphate kinase: MIEGEFDLIARYFNRVRSSRRDVELGIGDDCALLTVADKQMLAVSTDTLVSGVHFLPDIDPADLGYKSLAVNLSDLAAMGADPAWLSLAITLPQSNSQWLAAYSDSLFELLDYYGMQLVGGDTTRGPLSLTLTIHGLVPAGRALTRRGARIGDWVYVTGSLGDSAAGLAILRNTLHVEDDEARQGLIQRHLRPQPRILQGQALRDLASSAIDLSDGLISDLQHILKASECGARINLDAIPQSDWLRGCVDEEQALRWALSGGEDYELCFTVPEINRGALELALGHLGAGYTCIGQIGPSSEGVRFFRDNKVTELNWKGYDHFSEQN, from the coding sequence ATGATTGAAGGTGAGTTTGACCTTATTGCCCGCTATTTTAATCGGGTCCGAAGTTCACGTCGCGATGTTGAGTTAGGCATTGGTGATGACTGTGCGTTACTGACGGTGGCAGATAAGCAGATGCTGGCGGTCAGTACCGACACGCTGGTATCTGGTGTTCATTTCTTACCCGATATCGATCCCGCCGATCTGGGTTACAAATCTCTGGCGGTCAATTTAAGCGATCTGGCTGCAATGGGAGCCGATCCTGCCTGGCTTTCTCTGGCCATTACCCTACCTCAAAGCAATAGCCAGTGGCTGGCCGCATATAGCGACAGTTTGTTTGAGCTGCTTGATTACTATGGTATGCAACTAGTTGGCGGAGATACGACGCGCGGCCCACTGAGCCTGACGCTGACTATCCACGGTCTGGTGCCTGCGGGTCGGGCGTTGACGCGCCGCGGAGCCAGAATCGGCGACTGGGTCTATGTTACGGGTTCATTAGGCGACAGCGCCGCCGGTCTGGCTATCCTACGGAACACATTGCACGTTGAGGATGACGAGGCGCGTCAGGGACTGATCCAGCGTCACCTGCGACCTCAGCCCAGAATTCTGCAAGGTCAGGCGCTGCGCGATCTGGCCAGTTCGGCTATCGATCTTTCTGACGGCCTCATTTCCGATCTACAGCATATACTTAAAGCCAGCGAGTGCGGTGCACGTATTAATCTGGACGCCATTCCACAGTCTGATTGGCTGCGGGGATGTGTTGATGAAGAACAGGCATTGCGCTGGGCGCTATCTGGCGGCGAAGACTATGAGCTGTGCTTTACCGTGCCGGAGATTAACCGCGGTGCGCTGGAGCTTGCCCTGGGGCATCTCGGTGCCGGCTACACCTGTATCGGGCAAATCGGACCTTCATCTGAAGGGGTTCGCTTTTTCAGGGATAATAAAGTGACCGAGCTGAACTGGAAGGGGTATGACCATTTTAGCGAGCAAAACTGA
- a CDS encoding DUF3251 domain-containing protein, which produces MRTRYRVLTFLPALLLLAGCAEQRQMPKLQNQIGQLNQQLQTLTDQATALERQNALNSQSTSGVYLLPAAQTSTMLESSIGRLSVSLRNIETEANGTSALLHIRTLDAKGLPAFGAQLDWGRLDPVSGQPLVGDTQTQSFVVSPTLLPKAEAIIELRLSGLPPEELGFVRLHQVQEIQSPPPVAATESP; this is translated from the coding sequence ATGAGAACCCGATATCGCGTACTGACCTTCCTGCCAGCGCTGCTTTTGCTCGCAGGGTGCGCCGAACAGCGCCAGATGCCAAAGCTACAGAATCAGATAGGTCAGCTAAACCAGCAATTACAAACGCTGACCGATCAGGCTACGGCATTAGAGCGACAAAATGCGTTGAATTCTCAATCCACCTCTGGCGTTTATTTACTGCCCGCAGCGCAAACCAGCACAATGCTGGAAAGCAGCATTGGCAGACTCAGCGTATCGTTACGTAATATCGAGACGGAAGCGAACGGAACAAGCGCGTTACTGCATATCCGTACACTTGATGCGAAAGGGCTGCCAGCCTTTGGTGCACAGCTTGACTGGGGACGGCTCGACCCGGTGAGTGGCCAACCTTTAGTCGGCGACACACAAACGCAGTCTTTTGTCGTCTCCCCCACGCTGTTACCAAAAGCCGAAGCGATTATTGAATTACGCCTGAGCGGTTTGCCACCGGAAGAACTCGGTTTTGTTCGTTTGCATCAGGTTCAGGAGATACAAAGTCCCCCGCCTGTTGCCGCAACCGAGTCCCCCTAG